A part of Paenibacillus sp. 481 genomic DNA contains:
- a CDS encoding PadR family transcriptional regulator — protein MMINKELMKGSTVILLLTVLNKKEMYGYELIREIEYRSDGVFTMKEGTLYPILHTLEATGWLDSYWSEHDGRKRKYYRITDEGRTHLDEKKVEWTRFRIAVDTVIGEGNP, from the coding sequence GTGATGATTAATAAAGAACTGATGAAAGGCAGTACCGTCATTTTATTGCTTACGGTATTGAATAAGAAAGAAATGTACGGCTATGAATTGATTAGGGAAATCGAGTACAGATCGGATGGCGTATTTACAATGAAGGAAGGTACGCTCTATCCTATTTTGCACACATTGGAAGCAACGGGGTGGCTTGATTCGTATTGGAGCGAGCATGATGGACGCAAGCGTAAATATTATCGCATTACCGATGAGGGCCGTACACACTTAGACGAGAAAAAAGTAGAATGGACACGTTTTCGCATCGCGGTTGACACCGTTATTGGAGAGGGGAATCCATAG
- a CDS encoding amino acid ABC transporter ATP-binding protein: protein MIEVQNLHKSFGKLNILNGIDISIAKGEVVVVIGPSGSGKSTFLRCLNLLETPTQGNVVFEGQSINASKHDINVTREKMGMVFQSFNLFPHMTVLDNITLAPIKVKNVNKGDAEQLALELLKKVGLAEKAQAYPAQLSGGQKQRIAIARALAMQPHVMLFDEPTSALDPEMVGDVLEVMKSLAAEGMTMIIVTHEMGFAREVGDRVIFMDGGQIVEAGKPGELFSEPKHPRTQEFLSKVL, encoded by the coding sequence ATGATTGAAGTTCAAAATTTGCATAAAAGCTTTGGTAAGCTCAACATTTTGAACGGCATCGATATTAGCATCGCTAAAGGGGAAGTCGTCGTCGTTATTGGGCCGAGTGGCTCTGGTAAAAGTACATTTTTGCGTTGTTTGAATTTACTGGAAACGCCTACACAAGGGAACGTTGTATTTGAAGGTCAGTCCATCAATGCTAGCAAACATGATATTAACGTAACACGTGAGAAAATGGGAATGGTATTCCAGTCGTTTAACTTATTTCCGCATATGACGGTGCTGGACAACATTACGTTGGCGCCGATTAAAGTGAAGAACGTGAACAAGGGAGATGCGGAACAGCTTGCGCTTGAGCTGCTTAAAAAAGTAGGGCTCGCTGAGAAGGCACAGGCGTATCCTGCCCAGCTGTCTGGTGGTCAGAAGCAGCGGATTGCCATTGCACGGGCGTTGGCGATGCAGCCGCATGTGATGCTGTTTGACGAGCCGACATCTGCCCTAGATCCAGAGATGGTTGGCGATGTGCTAGAAGTGATGAAATCGCTCGCTGCCGAAGGGATGACGATGATCATCGTGACACACGAGATGGGCTTTGCTCGTGAGGTAGGGGACCGCGTCATTTTTATGGACGGCGGTCAAATTGTTGAAGCTGGGAAGCCGGGGGAGCTGTTTAGCGAGCCGAAGCATCCGCGGACACAAGAGTTTTTGAGTAAAGTGTTGTAA
- a CDS encoding amino acid ABC transporter permease has translation MSDFFNMLWENKDLYISGAIVTLELSFFAVIFGSILGAILVFMKLGPIKPISWVATVYIEIFRGTPLIVQLFIVYFGLPQFGIEFDKFIAGVIALSLNSAAYLAEIFRTGIQSIDKGQLEAARSLGMTKAKAMRYIILPQALRTVIPTIANEFVVIIKESAIVCFIGLADIFYQTGVIRSQTYTAMGPLVGSAMTYFILTFTLSKLIGYWERKLKTND, from the coding sequence ATGAGTGACTTTTTTAATATGCTATGGGAAAATAAAGATTTGTATATATCGGGCGCAATTGTAACGCTTGAACTATCATTTTTCGCTGTTATATTCGGATCTATACTGGGTGCTATCCTTGTATTTATGAAGTTAGGTCCGATCAAACCGATCAGTTGGGTTGCAACGGTATATATCGAAATATTTCGGGGGACACCGCTTATTGTCCAATTGTTTATAGTGTATTTTGGACTACCCCAATTTGGGATTGAGTTTGACAAATTTATAGCAGGGGTTATCGCCCTTTCATTGAATAGCGCCGCCTATTTGGCGGAAATTTTCCGGACTGGTATTCAATCGATTGATAAAGGTCAATTGGAGGCTGCGCGTTCACTCGGTATGACGAAGGCGAAGGCGATGCGCTACATTATATTGCCTCAGGCGCTACGTACCGTCATTCCGACCATTGCCAATGAGTTTGTTGTTATCATTAAGGAGTCAGCAATCGTTTGCTTTATCGGTCTGGCCGATATTTTTTATCAGACTGGAGTTATCCGCAGTCAAACTTATACGGCAATGGGCCCCTTAGTAGGGTCTGCCATGACGTACTTTATTTTAACATTTACACTTTCTAAGCTGATCGGCTACTGGGAAAGGAAGTTGAAGACAAATGATTGA
- a CDS encoding transporter substrate-binding domain-containing protein, with translation MKSMKLLTVCAIIMALLVGCSTKDQAAGGATEKKKIVLGTSADYPPYEFHKTVNGKDEIVGFDISIAKEIAKDMGAELVIEDMKFDSVIEALNSKKVDFIMAGLDADPEREKAMTFSEPYYLAEAGVIIRAADKEKYKTAADLKGQKIGVQQGSTFEDVATQIPDAQIEKLVSVSDLALALESNRIEAVLAEKPVAKAYATKRSDALAVADVQLKPEGEGYVVGIHKQNPDLAAQINKTIQRLKQEGKIETFLIDAQALAEQ, from the coding sequence ATGAAATCGATGAAACTATTAACGGTTTGCGCAATTATTATGGCTTTGCTAGTGGGATGCAGTACGAAAGATCAAGCAGCAGGTGGAGCTACAGAAAAGAAGAAAATAGTACTTGGCACGAGCGCGGACTATCCGCCATACGAGTTCCATAAGACAGTGAATGGTAAGGACGAGATCGTCGGCTTCGATATTTCGATCGCGAAAGAAATTGCGAAAGATATGGGTGCTGAACTCGTCATTGAAGATATGAAGTTTGATTCGGTTATCGAAGCTTTGAATTCGAAAAAGGTAGATTTCATTATGGCAGGTTTGGACGCTGACCCTGAGCGGGAGAAAGCGATGACCTTTTCCGAGCCCTACTATTTAGCTGAGGCAGGCGTAATTATTCGTGCAGCTGATAAAGAAAAGTATAAAACAGCGGCAGATTTGAAAGGGCAAAAGATCGGTGTGCAGCAAGGATCGACTTTCGAAGATGTCGCGACGCAAATTCCAGATGCCCAGATTGAAAAGCTCGTTTCAGTAAGTGACCTTGCACTGGCACTGGAATCGAATCGTATCGAGGCCGTACTTGCCGAGAAGCCTGTGGCGAAAGCTTACGCGACAAAGCGCAGTGATGCATTGGCAGTTGCTGACGTGCAGCTGAAGCCGGAAGGAGAAGGTTATGTCGTTGGAATTCATAAACAAAATCCGGATTTGGCGGCACAAATTAATAAAACTATTCAACGTTTGAAGCAGGAAGGCAAAATCGAAACGTTTTTGATCGATGCTCAAGCGTTAGCAGAACAATAA
- a CDS encoding M20 family metallopeptidase has translation MNAKERIAHAIDQNADELKHISRYIGQNPELGNEEYKASARLSSYLESHGFTVERGILSIETSFIGTYDSGKPGPTIAFLCEYDALPDIGHACGHHLICTMSIGAAIGLKDVLEETGGVIRVYGTPAEETNGAKVPMADAGMFDDCDIAMMAHPFHRYEQSGTSLAMDSLQFEFHGRTAHAAAAPHEGINALDAVIQLFNGINAMRQQVRSDARIHGVITSGGKAPNIIPDYTAASFYVRSGDRPYTNELTARVKQIAEGAAMQAGCTLRISQEDYSYDELRTNEALCQTFNRNLIENGVAAQDIHIGQDHGSLDLGNVSVRVPSIHAYMQVTNEPHALHTIPFRDAAMEPLALDRMIFTGKMLAYTAYDVLVNPELLKNIRTEFAAIQS, from the coding sequence ATGAATGCTAAAGAACGAATTGCCCACGCGATCGACCAAAATGCTGATGAACTGAAACATATTTCACGTTATATTGGTCAGAACCCTGAGCTTGGCAACGAAGAATATAAAGCCAGTGCTCGCCTGAGCTCCTATTTGGAGTCCCATGGTTTTACAGTTGAGCGAGGTATCCTATCTATTGAGACGTCATTTATCGGAACATATGATAGCGGGAAGCCTGGACCAACGATTGCATTTTTATGTGAATATGATGCATTACCTGATATTGGACACGCATGTGGCCATCATCTGATCTGCACAATGAGTATCGGTGCAGCAATCGGCTTGAAGGATGTATTGGAAGAGACGGGCGGCGTCATTCGAGTATACGGTACGCCAGCCGAGGAGACGAACGGTGCGAAAGTGCCGATGGCTGATGCGGGAATGTTTGATGATTGCGACATAGCAATGATGGCCCACCCTTTCCATCGCTATGAGCAGTCAGGTACGTCCCTAGCGATGGATTCGCTCCAATTTGAATTTCATGGCCGCACGGCGCATGCGGCAGCCGCGCCGCACGAAGGAATTAATGCGCTTGATGCGGTTATTCAGCTATTCAACGGCATTAACGCGATGCGGCAGCAAGTGCGCAGCGATGCACGCATTCACGGTGTCATTACAAGTGGAGGTAAAGCACCGAACATTATTCCAGACTACACGGCAGCAAGCTTCTATGTTCGGTCCGGCGATCGGCCTTACACGAACGAATTGACGGCACGCGTGAAACAAATTGCAGAAGGCGCAGCGATGCAAGCAGGCTGTACACTGCGCATTTCGCAAGAAGATTATTCGTATGACGAGCTGCGCACCAATGAAGCGCTCTGCCAAACGTTTAATCGCAACTTGATCGAGAACGGTGTAGCCGCACAAGATATTCATATCGGCCAAGACCACGGATCGTTGGATCTCGGCAACGTCTCGGTACGCGTACCGAGCATTCATGCGTATATGCAAGTAACTAATGAGCCCCACGCGCTGCACACGATACCGTTTCGGGATGCTGCGATGGAGCCGCTAGCGTTGGATCGTATGATTTTCACAGGAAAAATGCTTGCCTATACTGCTTACGATGTGTTGGTTAACCCCGAGCTCCTAAAGAACATACGCACGGAATTCGCCGCCATTCAATCGTAA
- a CDS encoding sensor histidine kinase, giving the protein MRSQKIHTQMVLRVVLTIIVAITIIYTLSYDAIRSVVQQNAHANMLNQVRRAADEVESIIKHHKMTVDTYARVIRGSFNQPDHSKDLHNIVKGFASQPNQLVFGYWFSYHSAYKNQGKKAIWYGYDEKGQFRDLYQDRQQDDSVPYYRDNPHFDYYHGAVKKRDIHITAPYLDPHITEPKISISKPVYDDEEQLIGVAGVDIRFNDLKNIASQLSIHPSSKTLLLTRKGDVLYNPEHSHAYDTNIYRDLDPELARIFTKVKRSKDNVVMMEYQQREMYVYSVCLRESKWSALIMVPVSEVDSVLKRVLGISVAAFFFLVGVIYLFVHLWVRRLITRPLRQLVAASTRIAKGNFKRSVRVSANNEFSMLAEQMNHMLVGLRKQTQLEQEMKRMSALKMVGEMAAAISHEIRNPLTTVSGFLQLLRGKPEHASEHIYFDTMMEEITRANNIITEYLTLAQNKFVQFRMHSLNTIIEQMYPLVQATATAKCQHIELQLRTLPPIPLDEKEIRQLLHNLIRNGLEAMEPGQHLHIRTMESNEWVLLQVEDEGSGFDSAVLRTVGTPFQTTKPDGTGLGLAICFSIVKRHQGKIVIESEFGRTVITVHLPKLRVEATEIDQT; this is encoded by the coding sequence ATGCGCAGCCAAAAAATACATACTCAAATGGTCTTACGGGTCGTATTGACCATTATCGTGGCCATAACCATTATTTATACGTTGTCTTATGACGCGATTCGTTCTGTCGTTCAGCAAAATGCCCATGCTAATATGTTAAATCAAGTTCGCAGAGCAGCAGACGAAGTCGAGTCCATTATTAAGCATCATAAAATGACAGTCGATACGTATGCTCGTGTTATTCGTGGTAGCTTTAATCAACCAGACCATTCGAAAGACTTGCATAATATTGTGAAAGGATTTGCCAGTCAGCCGAATCAACTCGTATTCGGCTATTGGTTTTCTTATCATTCGGCGTACAAAAATCAAGGCAAAAAAGCGATCTGGTACGGTTACGATGAGAAAGGGCAATTCCGCGATCTTTATCAAGATCGTCAGCAAGATGACTCTGTGCCTTATTATCGCGATAACCCGCACTTTGATTATTATCACGGCGCGGTCAAGAAACGCGATATTCACATCACGGCCCCTTATTTGGACCCCCATATTACAGAGCCAAAAATATCGATCAGTAAGCCCGTATACGATGACGAGGAACAATTAATAGGTGTTGCGGGGGTCGATATTCGTTTTAACGATTTGAAAAATATTGCATCGCAGCTTAGTATTCATCCGAGCAGTAAAACGTTACTGTTAACCCGCAAAGGGGATGTGCTGTACAACCCCGAACATAGTCATGCTTACGATACGAATATTTATCGGGACTTAGATCCTGAGCTGGCGCGTATTTTCACAAAAGTTAAACGGAGTAAGGATAATGTGGTCATGATGGAATATCAGCAGCGGGAGATGTATGTGTATTCCGTTTGTTTGAGAGAGTCTAAATGGTCTGCCCTCATTATGGTTCCAGTCTCCGAAGTAGACAGCGTATTGAAAAGGGTGCTAGGTATTAGCGTCGCCGCCTTTTTCTTTTTAGTTGGTGTCATCTATTTATTTGTTCATCTATGGGTACGGCGTCTCATTACTAGACCATTAAGGCAGCTCGTCGCAGCATCTACTCGGATTGCGAAGGGCAATTTTAAACGCTCTGTCCGTGTGTCGGCCAATAATGAATTCAGTATGCTAGCTGAGCAAATGAATCATATGCTCGTTGGACTTCGCAAGCAGACGCAATTAGAACAAGAAATGAAACGGATGAGCGCTCTAAAAATGGTCGGGGAAATGGCTGCGGCCATCAGTCATGAGATTCGTAATCCGTTAACGACGGTGAGCGGATTTTTACAATTGCTGCGCGGTAAGCCGGAACATGCGAGCGAACACATCTACTTTGATACAATGATGGAAGAAATCACGCGGGCGAACAATATCATCACCGAGTATTTAACGTTGGCGCAAAATAAATTTGTTCAGTTTCGCATGCATTCATTAAATACGATTATTGAACAGATGTATCCACTCGTTCAGGCCACAGCCACAGCTAAATGTCAGCATATCGAGCTTCAACTGCGAACACTGCCGCCTATTCCGTTGGACGAAAAGGAAATTAGGCAGCTGTTGCATAATTTAATTCGCAATGGCTTAGAGGCGATGGAGCCAGGACAGCATTTGCATATTCGTACGATGGAATCGAATGAATGGGTATTGCTGCAAGTGGAGGATGAAGGGTCTGGTTTTGACAGTGCGGTGTTACGTACGGTTGGAACGCCTTTTCAGACGACGAAGCCGGACGGAACGGGGCTTGGCTTGGCCATTTGCTTCAGTATTGTAAAAAGACATCAAGGCAAAATCGTCATCGAGTCCGAATTCGGTCGGACCGTAATTACCGTACATTTGCCTAAATTAAGAGTGGAAGCGACGGAGATCGATCAAACGTAG
- a CDS encoding response regulator, protein MYLLTFILLAATIPFLIYLYFKKRSQSAEKELQAASYTQLAQAGDMSASEQLPHADDVKPVILIVDDQYPIRMLLHEALAEHNYEVREASTGQEALDFVRKQPCQLVLMDVKLPDQSGLEILRTMRTMRPQLNVIMISAYNDTDKINEAKSIGAVGFFSKPFDLEELRTYIASRL, encoded by the coding sequence TTGTATTTACTCACATTCATTTTATTAGCTGCTACCATCCCTTTTCTTATTTATTTGTACTTCAAGAAACGGTCACAATCTGCAGAAAAGGAACTGCAAGCAGCAAGCTACACGCAGCTAGCCCAAGCAGGGGATATGTCAGCAAGTGAGCAGCTACCTCACGCTGATGACGTGAAACCGGTTATTCTTATCGTTGATGACCAGTATCCGATTAGAATGCTACTGCATGAAGCATTAGCAGAGCATAACTATGAGGTGCGCGAAGCATCAACAGGGCAAGAAGCACTTGATTTTGTGCGTAAACAGCCATGTCAGCTTGTGCTGATGGACGTAAAGCTACCGGATCAGAGCGGGTTAGAAATACTTCGTACGATGCGAACGATGCGACCGCAACTAAACGTTATTATGATTTCGGCTTATAACGATACAGATAAAATTAACGAAGCGAAGTCTATTGGTGCCGTTGGTTTCTTTTCGAAGCCGTTTGACCTAGAAGAATTACGTACATATATTGCATCCAGATTGTAA
- a CDS encoding sensor histidine kinase, whose translation MIKPGIRRSVVMHYFIVVFLTMLLLEIIFMIAVRTYYYSSVSNYITDQAKMQTAYYKQYGSVPQTEDLGALYDLKNALMVDKTEMQILNYKGEVLAGSSRFNYNNVIKTSDVTEALNGFTENWVGKQPTTGELVMSVSTPLELRGEVTYVLRYITSLEKINDRINSIVLLSVAAMIVVLVIVLIVSLGLANSIVRPINEITAASAQMARGRFDVRVKEGYKYELGELGRTLNFMAHEIVRSNQLKNDFISSISHELRTPLTGIKGWSETLLSGSMQDVEETKLGLNIITKETDRLISLVEELLDFSKLQEKRVQLHKNPLSIQELLQMTLLQVRYKAEQKQIKLQLAMSGEEKYVLADTNRLKQVFLNLLDNSIKFSPEQSAITAQIVWDDDTCCVRIIDHGIGISQEHLARVADKFYQVNPTHGGTGLGLAITYELVALHGGEMSIESEHGKGTTVIVKLPIHAADDEQPQLAGDNHLVE comes from the coding sequence ATGATCAAGCCAGGTATACGACGCTCGGTAGTTATGCACTATTTTATCGTCGTATTTCTAACGATGCTCCTTTTGGAAATCATTTTTATGATCGCGGTGCGGACGTATTATTATAGTTCGGTATCTAACTATATAACGGACCAAGCTAAAATGCAGACGGCTTACTATAAACAGTACGGAAGTGTACCACAGACCGAAGATCTAGGTGCTCTTTACGATTTGAAAAATGCGCTTATGGTAGACAAGACGGAAATGCAAATCTTGAACTACAAAGGCGAAGTGCTTGCTGGCTCTAGCCGTTTCAATTATAACAATGTAATTAAGACGTCAGATGTGACGGAAGCGTTGAACGGATTTACAGAAAATTGGGTGGGAAAGCAGCCAACGACCGGGGAACTTGTCATGTCCGTGTCTACGCCGTTAGAGCTGCGTGGGGAAGTGACGTACGTACTTCGATACATCACTTCTCTGGAAAAAATTAATGATCGCATCAACAGTATCGTCCTCCTGTCGGTTGCGGCCATGATCGTCGTGCTCGTTATCGTCCTCATTGTGAGTCTTGGTCTAGCCAACTCGATTGTGAGGCCGATCAATGAAATTACGGCTGCATCTGCACAGATGGCGCGTGGACGATTTGATGTGCGGGTAAAAGAGGGCTATAAATACGAGCTTGGCGAATTGGGACGCACGCTTAATTTTATGGCGCATGAAATTGTGCGCAGCAATCAACTGAAAAATGACTTTATTTCATCCATATCGCATGAGCTACGGACGCCGCTGACAGGGATTAAAGGCTGGAGTGAGACGTTGTTGTCAGGCAGTATGCAAGATGTGGAAGAAACGAAGCTCGGTCTTAACATTATTACAAAAGAAACCGATCGACTCATCAGTCTTGTCGAAGAGCTGCTCGATTTCTCGAAGCTGCAGGAAAAGCGGGTGCAGTTGCACAAAAATCCACTTTCAATTCAAGAGTTGCTGCAAATGACTTTGCTGCAAGTGCGCTATAAAGCGGAACAGAAGCAGATTAAGCTGCAATTGGCGATGTCAGGTGAGGAGAAATATGTGCTTGCAGATACGAACCGTTTGAAGCAAGTGTTTCTGAATTTGCTGGATAACTCCATCAAATTTTCTCCTGAACAGTCCGCTATTACCGCGCAAATTGTTTGGGATGATGACACATGCTGCGTTCGTATTATTGACCACGGTATTGGCATCAGTCAGGAGCATTTAGCAAGAGTTGCGGATAAATTTTATCAGGTTAATCCGACGCATGGCGGTACAGGACTAGGACTTGCTATCACTTATGAACTCGTCGCCCTTCACGGTGGTGAAATGTCGATCGAAAGTGAGCATGGCAAAGGCACGACCGTCATCGTGAAATTGCCTATTCATGCGGCAGATGATGAGCAGCCGCAACTCGCAGGCGACAACCATCTAGTTGAATAG
- a CDS encoding response regulator transcription factor, with product MSKILIMEDEESIRSFIVINLKRNGFDVVEAANGHEALEKLMHDPAIDIALLDVMVPGIDGFEVCRRIRENNERLGIIFLTAKVQEQDKVYALSVGADDHVSKPFSPTELVARIQSLLRRVNAFQQSSQKVVYHSGPFTLDLIAKRFSKLNTAIDLTPTEFSLVQFFMEKEEITLSRDLLLDHVWGKDYMGDPKIVDVNIRRLRQKIEDEPSAPKYLETVWGHGYKWKGTSS from the coding sequence ATGAGTAAAATTTTAATTATGGAAGATGAAGAATCGATTCGCAGTTTTATTGTTATTAATTTGAAGCGCAACGGATTTGATGTTGTAGAAGCGGCGAACGGTCATGAAGCGTTGGAAAAGTTGATGCATGATCCTGCGATCGATATTGCCCTTTTAGACGTGATGGTGCCTGGCATCGACGGTTTTGAAGTGTGCCGACGAATTAGGGAGAACAACGAGCGCCTCGGTATCATTTTTTTAACAGCTAAAGTACAAGAGCAAGACAAGGTATATGCGTTGTCTGTAGGTGCAGATGACCATGTGAGCAAGCCATTTAGCCCAACAGAGCTTGTCGCGCGTATTCAATCATTGTTGCGTCGTGTGAATGCATTCCAGCAGAGTAGTCAAAAAGTGGTGTATCACTCCGGCCCGTTTACGCTCGATTTAATCGCCAAGCGGTTTTCGAAGCTGAATACGGCGATTGATTTGACGCCAACCGAGTTTTCGCTAGTGCAGTTCTTTATGGAAAAAGAGGAGATTACGTTAAGCCGGGATTTGCTGCTCGATCACGTATGGGGGAAAGACTACATGGGAGATCCCAAAATTGTAGACGTGAACATACGTCGCTTGCGGCAAAAAATTGAAGATGAGCCTTCTGCACCTAAATATTTGGAAACGGTGTGGGGACATGGTTATAAGTGGAAAGGGACTTCTTCATGA
- a CDS encoding DUF3298 and DUF4163 domain-containing protein encodes MLISAQLAAVSRTVPFCPNWRWIVVELYPLPIQIQPFVIRKPNLHVYVPQIVQLVDRQAQTRMNRTIYDTVIRLIRATAYESSPATTQVLGFYEVKLNERRLLSITLIIYDYPEGAAHGMTYLQGLTFDVKTGKLITLRDLFKPGVDYVTPLSQDVARQIKERQIPVIEPFHHIQPDQPFYLTAKALVLFFQLYDLAPYAYGFQYFPISIYDLNDIKAENGVIDTLWY; translated from the coding sequence ATGCTGATTTCAGCGCAGTTGGCGGCCGTCTCTCGTACGGTCCCATTTTGCCCGAATTGGAGGTGGATTGTAGTGGAATTGTATCCGCTGCCCATACAAATACAACCATTCGTCATTCGTAAGCCGAACTTACACGTGTACGTCCCACAAATCGTTCAACTTGTTGATCGTCAAGCGCAAACCCGAATGAATCGCACGATTTACGATACCGTTATCCGACTCATTCGCGCGACAGCTTATGAATCGAGTCCTGCGACGACGCAAGTGCTGGGCTTCTACGAAGTTAAGTTGAATGAGCGTAGACTTCTAAGCATTACGCTTATCATATACGATTATCCAGAAGGCGCAGCACATGGAATGACCTACTTGCAAGGTTTAACCTTTGATGTGAAGACAGGCAAACTGATCACGCTGCGTGATTTATTTAAACCTGGAGTTGATTATGTGACGCCATTGTCGCAAGACGTGGCCAGACAAATAAAGGAACGGCAAATTCCGGTCATCGAACCGTTCCATCACATTCAACCGGATCAGCCATTTTACTTAACTGCTAAGGCATTGGTACTCTTTTTCCAACTTTACGATTTAGCTCCGTATGCGTACGGGTTTCAATATTTCCCGATCTCGATTTACGATCTTAATGATATCAAAGCCGAGAATGGGGTTATCGATACGTTATGGTACTAG
- a CDS encoding phosphonate ABC transporter ATP-binding protein — protein MLKVERLVKQYPPENPILKGLSFEVEPGQFVAVVGASGSGKTTLLKCIAMRESWTSGKLYVDGADIFAQHVQGKRKVRREYAYLEQSPMLSSDRTALKNVLIGRFHQTPLWRMVTGMIRSDDYMGAMDTIEALGLLDKAHKRTGELSGGEKQRIAIARALVHGARVLLMDEPVLGLDPASADSVMSTLRNLCMRERKTVIGVFHQLELAEKYATRIIGLAEGEIVLDVQGRRLLQSERARIL, from the coding sequence ATGCTTAAAGTGGAGCGATTAGTAAAGCAATATCCGCCTGAAAATCCGATCTTAAAGGGGCTCAGCTTTGAGGTAGAACCAGGGCAATTTGTAGCTGTTGTCGGTGCAAGTGGGAGCGGGAAGACGACATTGCTCAAATGCATAGCCATGCGCGAGAGTTGGACGAGCGGCAAGCTGTATGTTGATGGCGCGGACATATTCGCGCAGCATGTGCAAGGGAAGCGGAAAGTGAGGCGGGAGTATGCCTACTTGGAGCAAAGCCCCATGCTTTCTTCTGATCGCACCGCGCTGAAAAATGTGCTGATCGGCAGGTTTCATCAAACGCCGCTATGGCGCATGGTGACAGGAATGATTCGCTCTGATGACTATATGGGCGCGATGGATACAATTGAAGCGCTTGGTTTATTGGACAAAGCGCATAAGCGTACGGGGGAGCTCAGTGGTGGAGAGAAGCAGCGCATTGCGATTGCACGTGCGCTAGTGCACGGTGCTCGCGTACTCCTGATGGACGAGCCTGTCCTTGGTCTTGATCCGGCTTCGGCGGATTCGGTGATGAGTACGTTACGCAACTTATGCATGCGCGAACGCAAGACAGTCATCGGCGTATTTCACCAGTTAGAATTAGCGGAAAAATATGCGACACGCATTATCGGACTTGCCGAAGGTGAGATCGTGCTCGATGTTCAAGGGCGGCGTCTGCTACAGTCCGAACGCGCGCGAATCTTGTAA